The region CATTTTTGAGGAGTATAAATGTCCTTTTAGCAAGCTTTCAGATCCTGGCAATAGTCAAAGCATCATAAGAGTTTGGAGTCTTGTTGACGTCAAGATACAACAGCTACTGTTCGACTAATATAACCCGTGGGGACATTTTTTCTCTCTTAGATGGTGTCTTTCTTTGAGCATGTAAGTAAAGTACAGCTTGAAAAATGAAGGTTCCTAAACTGTTCTTTGGAACATTTAGCTTCAGAATTGCTTGaaggattattcattcattatctgtaacccttatccaattcagggtcgtggtgggtccagagcctacctggaatcattgggtgcaaggcgggaatacaccctggagggggcgccagtccttcacagggcaacacagacacacactcacacctaaggacacttttgagtcgccaatccacctaccaatgtgtgtttttggactgtgggaggaaaccggagcacccggaggaaacccacacagacacagggagaacacaccacattccttacagacagtcacctggaggaaacccacgcggacacagggagaacacaccacactcctcacagacagtcacccggagcgggaatcgaacccacaacctccaggtccctggagctgtgtgactgcgacaccacctgctgcgccaccgtgccgccctgcttGAAGGATTAATAAAATTTAAAGAGTAAAACAAAATGAAGGCTTGACAGAAGGGCATACAAACTGGTTTATAAATCTACTTAGGGATTTGTTTAAGTTTGGAATATATTTCTTCTCATATTTATATCCCAATTATCCAAAGATGATCACAAAGAGATCACAAAACATGGAAAAATAAGACGTGTGaacatatacagtatatttatttaaatgtatttagctTGATGCTGAATTTATTTGCTCTTGATGATTTCACTGAAGTCAGTTTTCACATAATGAGTGTAGCTTcaagcaaataaacaatgacatgttttcatgtcatttttttgatcatttttacCAGAGGTGTCAGGAACCCCATGGGGACCTGTGCTATGACAAGATCTGTGTGAATACAACTCACCACAAGCCCCTCCAGCCTGACCCAGCTATTTTTAGGAAAGTCCATGATTGAGGCGACCATGAACTGAAAACAAGCGTTCCAGTGGCACATCAAGAAGATGATAACAATCATGTGCAGGAATTTAAGAACAGTAGCAATACTTCCAACATCCCATCCATTAACCTGACAACAAGAAAGATGCGGTTATAACCTCTGGCAACGTGGCTCAAGATTGATTGTTCTTGTTATTCTTTGTGTTTCTGTCCTCCCAAAATCACAAATATATCTGCAGTTAATGTAATAAAAGTAAATGAATCAccaaaaaaaagtgtttcttAGGTCTTTCTGAGGAAAAGTAAAAAGGAGctagattcattcattcccaATTCCTTAAGACCTTAAAGTAATCACTATCACGGCGatagatttattttaaatgcgGTACTCAAAATCACATAATATATTCTTAAATATTTTCTTATGAAAttcttaaggttttttttttttaagaaaacgtTTTCTCATGGAGTCTGAACATTATTGGAATTGAGGCTACTGTTATcatgttatattttttaaattaacacaaataatgtggaatatattttaattttgtgtgaaatgtaaactatattatttattcattcattatctgtaacccttatccagttcagggtcacggtgggtccagagcctacctggaatcactgggcgcaaggcaggaatacaccctggagagggcgccagtccttcacagggcaacacacacactcacacattcacacctacggacactttggagtcgccaatccacctaccaacgtgtgtttttggactgtgggaggaacctggagcacccggaggaaacccacacagacacagggagaaaacaccacactcctcacagacagtcacccggaggaaacccacacagacacagggagaaaacaccacactcctcacagacagtcacccggagcgggaatcgaaccctgcaacactaactgctgcgccaaTGTGCCGCCAaactatattatataatatttatatataatactaATACTACATAATAAAagctataatatatatataatatttcgataattatattttgttaaacaTATTATAAATTATGGGCAGCAcgttgtgtcgcagtcacagctccaggggcctggaggttgtgggttcgattcccgctccgggtgactgtctgtgaggagtgtggtgtgttctccctgtgtccgtgtgggtttcctccgggtgactgtctgtgaggagtgtggtgtgttctccctgtgtccgtgtgggtttcctccgggtgctccggcttcctcccacagtccaaaaacacacattggtaggtggattggcgactcaaaagtgtcagtaggtgtgagtgaatgtgtgtgtgtgtgtgtgtgtgagtgtgtgtgttgccctctgaaggactggcgccccctccagggtttattcccgccttgcgcccaatgattccaggtaggctctggacccaccgcgaccctgaactagataacagttacagataatgaaatcaATATTATAAATTCTATAGAATAATTTTTCCAAAAGTCTAGAAAAGATGAAGTGGTTCTAAAGCATgaagtaaaaaaataactaaaccaaacatttaacaattttaactatttttttttaattttatatactTGCCTCTTCCCACTGACGAACATATCGTAGGAGTTTAGAAATCCTCAACAGGCGCAACAGGCTCAGTAATCTGAGGACTTTAATCAGACGCATCATCCTAATCTCTGCAAATATGGAAGACTGGGAATCAACAGCCCCAACAGCCTGAATCACAAAGTAAAGTAgagaaaaaagtcagaatgaACCAATTAAAACATCGCATATGCATTTGAGCACCACacccaataaaaaaaacagctcattCTTTCCTCAAAGAGTGCTCTCTGAACAGAAGTGACATCATCAGCCTCAGGTAAATAGTACAACTGCTCCAACCCTGAAAGGAACTGATCTATAAAGTGAGGAGGCCATTAGCTGACTGTCTAAACCTATGACAGACAAATACAACAAAGTACTCACCACAAGAATGAGAATACAGTAATCCAAGGGTAAAACAGCCAGTAGGTCTGGAAAGaaccatgttttaaaatatcgATTCCTTATTATCTTCAGATCGAGAAGAACAGCCTGTGAAAGGGTAAGAATCAAAAACAATGTGGTCAATGCTTTTGGATAAAGGCAGCTGAAGTACAAAATGAGCAGAGAGGGTATCTCAGTTAGCTGGGCATTTTCTTTCATTCGTGGGTGAGGTAATAGAGATGTTGCAGACATTGTGACTTGCTCATAACACTACTACTGTAAACCTGAGTGTAAAGGTTTCTCTACATGTAATTTTTTACTGAGCTGAATGAGCTAAAATCATCAGTAAAATTccctttaaaatataaacatgtgaTAAAGAATGAGAAAATCATACCTCAGTGTCTTGAAACAGGCCAGTGCGAAAATTTAGTATGAGGTCAGTGACAAACACTAAGTCAATGACGACACTGACAGAAATCCAGCTGCTGCTGTACTGGACATCAGCTGTGAAAAAGCTAATGCCCAGAGGTATTATAATCACATTGACAAATGTTATTAGCAGTATGATGACCAGCCAGTAATTCCTAAaggaagacattaaaaaaaacttgagGAAAAATggtacaaatacatttacactAGGGGGCAGTTTCCTGGACAGGAACTGAACTTAGTCTTGGACTGGATAGATAACTGTTTCCTGTCTAGCCCAAGCTAGGCATTGAGGGCCAGGGTCGTGTGCAGCTGATCCAGAGCACCCCTTTCAAAGGCTAGAACTAATAACAAGATTATATCAGCAGCCCATCTGGTGTTTTGGCCATTTTGGGAACCCAGAGTTTGAGATTCTCTAGGCTTCTCCATTGAGAAGTTCGTGCTGTCCACAACTAGGCTTCATTTCTGTCTAAAAAACTGACTTAAACTTCCCATAGGTGAAGGTGATATGTCCCTAATGAATTTTCTTTCCCTTATGAAAGTACCTGAACGTGCTGCAGGGGTGAATAACCCATGTTTTTTGAGCAGtcgctctgtttttctcctctttcacaGCTTCAGCGCTTCCAAAATAAGACAGAGTCGCCTTATTGTCCGCGGGCATTAACATACACTCAAACATTGTGGCGTTAGCTTTAGCGTTATCGTTATCTTAAAAAAGAGTATTTTTGCTGGTGACTACACTGTCGTTAATGTGTCAGTTTATCTCAAGGCTCTTTTATTAACGGCTAACTGACAAAACCAACCGGGCTAGTGTTCCCTTGAGCACGTTGCTATAGCAACAAACCGCTTTACCGAGTGTCCAAATGTCCGTATTAGACTAAAACTACCGAATATTCGACTTTCAGGATTTTATTATCTCCTGGAAATATGTACATTTACCAGATAAATAACTATACACCAGAAAGAGGTGTgtaggagcactctgtagttctgaaattatattttgttaatccCCCTTGCACTGTCTTAACATTCAGGACCCTAACAGAGCATTTATGATTTGAGTGGCTTGTCGTTctgagcgctgcagtgacactggcgtggtaatggtatgagtggatcagacacagcagcggggctggagtttttaaacccctcaatgtcactgctgttcCAAGAATATTtcacaaaacataaatatatatccaACAAAGGACAAGAATGACCTGGGGGGTCGCTgtcgttgtatgcttagctgaacctatgtgtgcttttaggttctTTATacctttatttactacacaaaacatgggaatttcttttttaattcatccgagagcttacatttacgtttcggcatagctgctcgagatgagggtgggtacatgagctttggcctgacgtaaacaaggactactgatgtgcagactgaccaattaaatgtttacagtgaaggttatcgaccaataacggtagctctactgtcagaccgtccaatccgaagattttaggctacttcaccacgccctcttctcactcaagcgaaccaatcggagtaggggagggcgggactagtttgtgaacgaaacttctcgaaattctatgtaagctgtagaaaaacaaaatggcggACGATTGTGAATTTTCGGCCGGACATATTTTAAGgctgaaaaagaggacatgtccgggtaaaagagtacgtctggtcaccctactttaTATAgcctacaaggtggaccaacgcaTGTGTGTCTACAGTGGTCAATCAGTGTACACAGTTTTTAAAACCTTAAcagtagcactgctgtatctAATCCTCttgtacacaccaacacactgcttctgtgtcagtgtcactgcagttctgagaataatccactTCCAAATAAGGCACGGTGGTAGCCCTTTCATAATAAAGAGGATGTTACTTGAGggtttgtattttatataaaattgctGTGTCATTATTCACTTGTGAAaatgatttaaacatttatttgtcaGCTTTATTTCCTCACAGGTTGTCCTCTAGACCTAGCTGGTAGGAAAGCAGTGTTAAAACTGAAGatgattacattttttcttaaagagaaaacaaaaatgaaacaagTGAACTAAAACCACTGACTCTCAGTTTTTCTTGATCAGAGCCTGACACTATTCACTTCATTACTTCATTAGTTGTTTCAGGGCCATGGGAGGAATCATACCTAATGGTGTAGCTATTCACAGAACCAGAGCTTGTATCAGGCTATATGTCTATGCATGTGCTTGTCAATACCAAGATGCTGCTGCACATTAGGAATGCAGTGCGGTATCCAGACACAGTCTGGCATAATTGTATAATGGGTTTATAGCGGACCGAAATGTACAGAGAGGTCACCTTTTAGCCAAGACCAGAACAGCAGACCCAAGGATATCCCTTTAAAGTATGTGATTGGTCTCTTGTTGCCATGGCAGCAGTATCTGCGTTTTCTTTGGTGAAGACCCAAGCCAAGGTCATCCGCGGGATGTGCAAGCTCAACTCATCCAGAGCCCCAGTGGAGCACGTTTCACTTTCAACAAAGGGCTTTTTCTGACAGGCTGACCCCTCCAGCACTGGACACTGTGATATGGGGGATGGCTGTGGAGTCCTGACACTtttgaaaaatgtgttaaataagACTGTAACAATAAATACAATGATCAAATTACGTTACATGATACAAACAGAGACTGAAATGATTGGCTATTAGACTcatttttacaaatacattattCATTGTCCCTAAGGACTGGCCTGTAGATTACAGTAGGACAACTGAATAAATCtgcattgtttatttaaattttaaaactcGCAATTAGAATCTTTTAAATAGTGTGACTAATAATATGTTAATATGAGTAGATACTTTAAACGGTTCATATCATGGAAAAACACATTGTCTTCATAGTGTTGCATTTAAACATTATAATTAAAGCACACCTTTCCCTTCCTAGTCAATATAAACCAGATATGGAAATTAAGCTGTTAAAACAACTTAAAATGAACATATTTGACATATACTTGTAACATCCCGCTCATCCTTGCCCTTTGTCTTGGTCTGTTTTACTCTTTCTTGTCACTGTCTATGCTGTTATATGCTGTTGTTTCCCTGCCCATCCCTTGTCCCACCTGTGTCATGTTCTGCACCTGGGAGTGCCCCATTATCATGGGTTCTGATTGTTCCCTTATGTTCCTTGTTCATCATTCCTGGGTATATATGTACATACCTCTTAGCTTGGTCTTGCTACTTCCACGTTTTGGTGTTTCCACTCGTAGTAAGTTGATTCTCTGCTGTAGTGTTAACTCTTGTCTTTAGTTGCTTTGTGGAAGCCTTGTcttctgtgttgttttgtttgttgcttCTTGATTTCAGACAATATTAACTTGTATATTtgttgtcattcattcattcattcattcattcattatctgtaagcgcttatccagttcagggtccaaagcctacctggaatcattgggcgcaaggcgggaatacaccctggaggggccgccagtccttcacagggcaacacacactcacacattcactcacacctacggacacttttgagtcgccaatccacctaccaacgtgtgtttttggactgtgggaggaaaccggagcacccggaggaaacccacacagacacagagagaacacagcacactccttacagacagtcacccggaggaaacccacacggacacagagagaacacagcacactcctcacagacagtcacccggaggaaacccacatggacacagagagaacacagcacactcctcacagacagtcacccggaggaaacccacgcagacacagggagaacacagcacactcctcacagacagtcacccggaggaaacccacgcagacacagggagaacacaccacactcctcacagacagtcacccggaggaaacccacacagacacagagagaacacaccacactcctcacagacagtcacccggaggaaacccatacggacacagagagaacacagcacactcctcacagacagtcacccgcaggaaacccacgcggacacagagagaacacaccacactcctcacagacagtcacccggaggaaacccacgcggacacagagagaacacaccacactcctcacagacagtcacccagaggaaacccacgcggacacagggagaacacaccacactcctcacagacaatcacccggaggaaacccacgcagacacagagagaacacaccacactcctcacagacagtcacccggaggaaacccacgcagacacagggagaacacagcacactcctcacagacagtcacccggagaaaacccacgcagacacagagagaacacaccaaactccacacagacagtcacccggagcgggactctaacccacaacctccagaagctgtgtgactgcgacactaacctgctgtgccgtgccgccctatttgtTGTCATGAATGAGATTAACCCAAACTAGTCACACCTATGTCCTGCCTCATTGCCTTCCTTCATATATCAGACTGATCGAAGGTGTAGTTTCCGTATACTCTAGGGTACACTGAGGTGCTTTCGGTAACTACAATGTGAACCAGTGCTATGCTGTTTGTTTAAAGATTTACTCTTGTATGTCATGTGCTTCTTACTTTTACATGTGACAGCATATGTGACAAGTGCACCCACTGGGAGAGAAGGGCTGGAAAACTCTTCCTCACAGAATGAATTTGGCATGTTTTTGAGCACCAAAACACAGCTGGAGTAGAACTAATTCCCACTGACAGGATGACTCTCCGCTCAAGCCTCAGGGGcctattaattttatatttatctttaTAAATATGCTTATGTGTTCGCAATTATAGTCAACAGGCTAGGTTTGTAGACCAACCTTTCTTCTgattcaaatgaataaataagttgTCTCTCCTGCTTTacagcagtaacagcctctgctcgTGTGGTAAGGCTTCACACAAGAggctgaaacatttctgtgtggatttgattgtgttagccacaagagcattagcaAGATTTGACTTTGAGCATAGTGGCCTTAGGCTCATGGGTTGCTACAAAAGAGTATGCTGTTCTACTAAGAAAgcatttctatatatatatatatatataatgtatttatttattttaaatgtagcaAGTTTTCTATATTAATAAAAGAGTAAACAGTGTCCATTAATTTATAAATCATAGAATATAAATCAGATTGGGAAACTGGAGTTAAACCAACAGCCGTCATTAAAAGTTAATGTGTATTACTAaatattttgttgctgtttgatgtaatttttattttgtaagtcTACATCGTGGAAGCAAACCTTCCACCGCCGTGTTGTAATATTATATACACAATAGCGCCCCACCGGCAATAACGCGTTACTGCAATGACAGCATTGGGTTAAACGGTGCTTTCAAGGGCAACATTAAGCCCCGCCCTTAACGACTTTCATTGGCTATTTGGACAATTCGTGCGATTTCATTGGACGAAATGTTGCCCTCCTTTCATAAAAGCTTCACAACGGGAAGAGCAGCGTACGGCGCTGGTGAGAAACGTGTTTGAGCGGTGTGAACCGtgtaatattgtttttattaactATATCTGTATTTATTGATGTTTAGACGTTGAAGTAAAGATACAAACTCACTACAAAGGTCTACATTGGTCGTAGCGCTCTGTTTAACAGTTAATTTAGCTGGTAGCTTAGCCTCTTGTTTAATATTTAGAGTGTAACCCAAAAACTATtctcacatttacacactgcattgttttaatttgtgcaaGGAGTGATTGTCTGGTCTTTCATGGAGTAAACACTGCAGAGGCTCTCAGTAAAACAGGACAGTTGTCTCGCTGCTTGAAGTAACAGTCTATTTTGGTGGTATTTTAGAAATTGTAGTTTGTTGTTCTGGCCACTAGATGCCGCCAATGaccacattttattttctgtaatccAAAGGGTTAATGAGTTAAATATAGGTTTATATAACTTAATGGACAGGAATGGGTTAAGTCAGAAGTTTGTCTGCACAATATTAGAATATACTGACAAAAAAAGTGTGGGTGGATTTGTTTTTCATATGAAACAAGcccattaaatatttacaggcacctgttggagagagagagaaaaaaacaactggaatatttttaaattcaagTCACCTTTGTAAGTGATTAAATAACAAATTGGAATGGAAAAGTAGAACGATCATGTGTTCAGTTCAGAAACCTTACAGGAAAAGTGTGGTTTCTTTGGAAACTACTAAACAGCAAACTACAATAGAAATCCTATGACCTCTGCACTCTTGTCACTTTTATATCTGACAACATTGGTGACATGTGCTCCCAGTGGGAAAGAGGCTCTAGCTGCTCTTctcatttatacacaaatatatgTGCAGTTTGAGTGTCagggcagagagacagagaaagctaaGGATTTACTGAAGCTTCTATAGTAATAAGCATACAGGGTGAGAGTGGATCGTTTCGATATTGAGCACCAGTTCATATCTTGAAATCAGCTGAGctttatgtaattatataaCACAATATTGTAGACTGCCCCTAACAGTAcgtgtatttatttaaagcaaATGTCTCGTACTCTCTTGCTCTAGGGCGATGGCAGCATCTGGGAAAATGACTTCCTTTCGTCTGCCTCCTCTCCCCACCATCAGAGAAATCATAAAGCTGTACAACCTCCGAGCACAGAGGCAGCTCTCTCAGAACTTCCTCCTGGACCTGAGGCTCACAGGTGAGAGGAGGCTCTGAATTAGACTTGGGCAGTTAATCAGAAAGTAATCAAAATTGACGTTCAGCAAATTAACAAGTGTGTGATGCGctgttgtgtatttacagataAAATAATCCATCAGGCAGGGAACCTGAAgaacgcatgtgtgtgtgaggtggggCCTGGGCCGGGAGGACTCAGCAGATCCATCCTCAACGCTGGAGCAGCGGATCTCCTGGTTGTGGAGAAGGACAAACGCTTTATACCTGGACTAGAGGTTGTTAATATAGTTCCAAATCATTTTTCACCAGATATTCTTTAATTCTTTTGTTTTAACTGCGTTTTactttgtatttctgtgtcATTTGCTCTTTGTTTTGGTTATTTCGCTCTAGCTTtgtgaaacaaataaatacagtggaggttgagttcctaacttgtgtttattgagagtcagaaaacatgttatttcttactaattgaaggaataaggtttaaaagaccgttggtttccccccccccccccaacggtgttcggaaactctaataggcgtcttgcctgtgacgtagatggtggacaacatctctagaagctgcacttaatttaatgcaaaatgaggaaaaggtgtgttgtttttggctgcaatcattcaatgtacagtgggacatctgtgcacaaatgacccaaagatcccaaaatatccagaaaatggactaaatttgtcaactttaaacggacactttggaaaggaccatccgctcactccgttatctgtagctcatttcactggcgcttttccaacaatatggacatgtaaggacaccaacgaaaggtgttcaagagcctctgtaacatggaggtaaacagggtaaggacactcacttcgcctgttttagttggtgttagttagcgttagcttgactcgctaaactcggtgtctcagattatactcggctacgtagctgcattacggaggtttatagtgtcggatgaatttgagttcgacttcgatcacatttacaagaataacggtacctctacatttgagtttagcttattgctaggctaatgtcatgaataatgttggttatttagctagatactgtcataacagtcagtcataacggtgttttaccgcggcgttgttcagctgttgtccaccagtgacgtcacggtcgcgttcaagaatttccgtagcgagctcgggtttttccgtcaatttaataaaattgtcagttttaaagtaaattaagctgctattttcattttaattcatacttatatctgtcagtaactacagtaatgtattcatggaggtccattaggTGGTGCGTAGCCTTTAACAGAgcttgtgttgtgctgttgaacAGCTCTTATCAGAAGCTGCCCCGGGAAAGGTGAGGATAGTTCATGGAGATATTCTCACATACAGGATGGATCAAAGCTTTCCAACCCACATAGCCAAGAAATGGGAGGATGGTAAGAGGTTTAATTTCcagtaaatattatttattttattatttataagcCTCATACCTTTTCACATTGTTTTAATTTGAACAAATAATTTGTGGAACGTGTTTCCTTTAATGTTTTTGAGTGTATAAATGAAACATATGTAAAATGGAAGTTCTATAGCGTAATATGTGATGTGTGTTGCTTGTCATTAGAGCCTCCTGATCTGCACATCATTGGGAACCTTCCCTTCAGTGTCTCTACTCCACTAATCGTTCAGTGGCTGGAGCAAATGGCGAACAGGAGTGGACCGTTTGTTTTTGGACGCACAAGACTCACGCTCACTTTCCAGAAGGAAGTAGCGGAAGTGAGTGAGGGCTCTGGGAACTTCTCCTTAAGGGGGCTACACCTACACTCACTGAGTATATTGCTGTGAGCTACTGTACACTGATAAAAACGTTTGCACATATTTTTGAGAGACAAATACATGGTTCAAACCTCGTATGGTGATTGTAGTGTAGTATAAAACATGTACGTCACATTATAGCACAGTGATTTAGTCTCTGTATTGTGCTATGGCTAAATTATGGTAAAGCCGTATCCTATTtgttataaaacacatttcccTGTTCATAAATTGTGCGTGAGGCATGGTTCTACAAATTAGGTCTGTGACATTAACAGGCTTGATGTTCAGCTGTGAGTCACCCATTAACATATTAAGTCATCAGTCAGTTTTCCCAGGAGTGAACACTGCTGATGAAAAGA is a window of Hoplias malabaricus isolate fHopMal1 chromosome 1, fHopMal1.hap1, whole genome shotgun sequence DNA encoding:
- the tfb1m gene encoding dimethyladenosine transferase 1, mitochondrial — its product is MAASGKMTSFRLPPLPTIREIIKLYNLRAQRQLSQNFLLDLRLTDKIIHQAGNLKNACVCEVGPGPGGLSRSILNAGAADLLVVEKDKRFIPGLELLSEAAPGKVRIVHGDILTYRMDQSFPTHIAKKWEDEPPDLHIIGNLPFSVSTPLIVQWLEQMANRSGPFVFGRTRLTLTFQKEVAERLTASTGSRQRSRLSIMAQYLCTVKNCFTIPGRAFVPKPDVDVGVVHFTPLAQPQIQQPFKLVEKLVKNVFQFRGKHCHKGLEMLFPEVDRLDLTEELLRSADVDPTLRPAQLSIGHFRALAEVYGKLCRENSELIGYDFRVELRQKHQSQRRRSKELHSQHPLKKEKC
- the LOC136709759 gene encoding potassium/sodium hyperpolarization-activated cyclic nucleotide-gated channel 1-like isoform X3, which gives rise to MFECMLMPADNKATLSYFGSAEAVKEEKNRATAQKTWVIHPCSTFRNYWLVIILLITFVNVIIIPLGISFFTADVQYSSSWISVSVVIDLVFVTDLILNFRTGLFQDTEAVLLDLKIIRNRYFKTWFFPDLLAVLPLDYCILILVAVGAVDSQSSIFAEIRMMRLIKVLRLLSLLRLLRISKLLRYVRQWEEVNGWDVGSIATVLKFLHMIVIIFLMCHWNACFQFMVASIMDFPKNSWVRLEGLVNKPMSYQYTKSMFRALCHMMTLNYGSKVIPKELTELWVVNMSLMVGTVMYMLVLAHMTALITNSRSSEVLYNNKEVISYNCSSLISNMPLFKDVDPFFKWALLEVVDFELYEKEDLIIRRGAVGDCMFFIERGDVEVQMPTFSKILSDGEFFGETCLLNRKMKRTANVLALTPCRLYCLSVDNYNKVLARFPDMKAHIQAVAQERLQELSETKAKAKPTQPHRIVFRSVTGVLPKFR